One Megamonas hypermegale genomic window carries:
- a CDS encoding sucrose-specific PTS transporter subunit IIBC: MQNLKLTSPIQGKLIPLNEVKDPAFASGAMGAGVGIIPSEGKVFAPFDAKVEVLFETKHAIGLTGVNGEAILIHIGIDTVNLNGAPFNNLVNQGDTVKKGDLLLTFDIEAIKKAGYDVTTPFLITNAYDYNEIIIENDAQSLIAQADKQTKIAEEKSDETSAPDTANNEEANDKYANLSKEECVAAEILDNIGGKDNIRSVEHCATRLRLILNDKTKINEKAIENIDGVKGQFFAAAQYQIILGTGFVNKVYDVVIKQTGNFNSNNKAEAYAQMSMSQKISRTLGDIFVPIIPVLVATGLFMGIRGTLMSLGFEFSDNFLMISQILTDTAFAFLPALVTWSAMKKFGGTPVIGIVLGLMLVAPQLPNAYAIAAGTVDPLYFNILGINIPVVGYQGSVLPALILGIVASKLQAYLKKIIPDVIDLIVTPFLTLFICMILGLLIIGPIMHTIELFIFDAVKTFLEMPFGIGGFVVGGLHQVIVVSGIHHVFNALEIELLSSTGKDMFNAIITGAIVAQGGAALAVAFRTKNKKKRTMYISSIIPAFLGITEPVIFGINLRFMKPFICGLVGGACAGATASLLKLAGTGMGITVIPGTLLYMDRLPAYLLVNFIGLVVAFILTVVCFKPEE; encoded by the coding sequence ATGCAAAATTTAAAATTAACTAGCCCTATACAAGGCAAATTAATTCCCTTAAATGAAGTCAAAGACCCTGCCTTTGCTAGTGGAGCTATGGGCGCGGGCGTCGGTATTATTCCAAGCGAAGGAAAGGTATTTGCTCCATTTGATGCTAAAGTAGAAGTTTTATTTGAAACAAAACATGCAATTGGCTTAACTGGAGTAAATGGAGAAGCTATTTTAATCCATATTGGCATTGATACAGTAAATTTAAACGGTGCTCCTTTTAACAATCTTGTAAATCAAGGAGATACTGTAAAAAAAGGTGATTTGCTCTTAACATTTGATATCGAAGCAATAAAAAAAGCAGGCTACGATGTAACTACACCTTTTTTAATCACAAATGCTTACGATTACAATGAAATCATAATCGAAAATGATGCACAAAGCTTAATCGCACAAGCAGATAAACAAACTAAAATAGCAGAAGAAAAATCTGATGAAACTTCCGCGCCAGATACTGCAAATAATGAAGAAGCAAATGATAAATACGCTAATTTATCTAAAGAAGAATGCGTTGCAGCTGAAATTTTAGACAATATCGGCGGTAAAGATAATATTCGCTCTGTAGAACACTGTGCTACACGTTTGCGCTTAATCTTAAACGACAAAACAAAAATCAATGAAAAAGCCATTGAAAATATCGACGGCGTAAAAGGACAATTTTTCGCAGCAGCTCAATATCAGATAATTTTAGGCACTGGTTTTGTCAATAAAGTTTATGATGTTGTGATAAAGCAAACAGGAAATTTTAATAGTAACAATAAAGCTGAAGCGTATGCTCAAATGTCCATGTCCCAAAAAATTTCCCGTACATTAGGCGATATCTTCGTTCCTATCATTCCTGTATTAGTTGCCACCGGTCTTTTCATGGGTATTCGCGGTACTTTAATGAGCCTTGGTTTTGAATTCAGCGATAATTTCTTAATGATATCTCAGATTTTAACCGATACGGCATTCGCATTTTTGCCAGCACTTGTTACATGGTCAGCCATGAAAAAATTTGGCGGAACACCAGTAATAGGCATTGTCCTCGGTTTGATGCTCGTAGCACCACAATTGCCAAATGCTTATGCTATCGCCGCTGGAACAGTTGACCCTTTGTATTTTAATATCTTAGGCATAAACATTCCTGTAGTTGGCTATCAAGGTTCTGTTTTACCTGCTTTGATTTTGGGTATTGTTGCTTCCAAATTACAAGCGTATTTGAAGAAAATCATACCTGATGTAATTGATTTAATCGTCACACCATTTTTGACTTTATTCATCTGCATGATTTTAGGACTTTTAATCATTGGACCAATCATGCACACAATTGAATTATTTATATTTGATGCTGTAAAAACCTTCCTTGAAATGCCATTCGGTATCGGTGGCTTTGTTGTCGGCGGTCTACATCAAGTAATCGTCGTAAGTGGTATCCACCATGTATTCAACGCTTTAGAAATCGAATTATTATCCTCTACAGGAAAAGATATGTTCAATGCTATCATCACTGGCGCTATCGTTGCCCAAGGAGGTGCTGCTCTCGCTGTTGCTTTTCGCACTAAAAATAAGAAAAAACGTACTATGTATATATCTTCCATCATTCCTGCATTTTTAGGTATAACTGAACCTGTAATCTTCGGTATCAATCTGCGTTTTATGAAGCCATTTATCTGTGGTTTAGTAGGCGGTGCTTGCGCTGGTGCTACAGCTAGTTTATTAAAACTTGCTGGAACTGGTATGGGCATCACTGTTATCCCTGGTACATTGTTATACATGGATAGATTGCCTGCATATCTTCTCGTTAATTTCATCGGTCTAGTTGTTGCTTTTATCTTAACTGTGGTATGCTTTAAACCAGAAGAATAA